The Phragmites australis chromosome 15, lpPhrAust1.1, whole genome shotgun sequence genome window below encodes:
- the LOC133893341 gene encoding geranylgeranyl pyrophosphate synthase, chloroplastic-like — MAMAFHPLAGSRVHRSPLLLAAAPSAHHRRRFSAIVATAAASASASATTEFDFRAYMGERAAAVNRALDAAVPAGEPPAALHEAMRYALLAGGKRVRPALCLAACGVAGGREAWAMPPAAAVEMVHTMSLVHDDLPCMDDDDLRRGKPTCHVVYGEPIAVLAGDALLSLAFRHMASVDSYPPDVDPDKHPARVVRAIGELARCIGSEGLVAGQVVDLEMTGSTEIVPLERLEYIHLHKTAALLEAPVVIGAIIGGGSDEQIERLRKYARSIGLLFQVVDDILDVTKSSEELGKTAGKDLASDKTTYPKLLGLEKSQEFAEKLLCDAREQLAEFDKEKAAPLLHLANYIAHRQN, encoded by the exons ATGGCCATGGCCTTCCACCCCCTGGCCGGCTCGCGCGTCCAccgctcccctctcctcctcgccgcggcGCCATCCGCCCACCACCGGCGCCGCTTCTCCGCCATCGTGGCCACGgcggccgcctccgcctccgcctcggccACCACGGAGTTCGACTTCAGGGCGTACATGGGGGAGCGCGCGGCGGCCGTGAACCGCGCGCTGGACGCGGCTGTCCCGGCGGGGGAGCCCCCCGCGGCGCTGCACGAGGCGATGCGGTACGCGCTGCTGGCGGGCGGGAAGCGGGTGCGGCCCGCGCTGTGCCTGGCCGCGTGCGGCGTGGCCGGCGGGCGGGAGGCGTGGGCGATGCCCCCCGCCGCGGCCGTCGAGATGGTGCACACCATGTCGCTCGTCCACGACGACCTGCCCTGCATGGACGACGACGACCTCCGCCGCGGCAAGCCCACCTGCCACGTCGTCTACGGCGAGCCCATCGCCGTGCTCGCCGGCGACGCCCTGCTCTCCCTCGCGTTCCGGCACATGGCCAGCGTCGACTCGTACCCGCCAGACGTCGACCCGGACAAGCACCCCGCCCGCGTCGTTCGCGCCATTGGCGAGCTCGCGCGCTGCATCGGCTCGGAGGGCCTCGTCGCCGGCCAG GTTGTTGATCTTGAGATGACTGGCTCAACTGAAATTGTGCCCCTGGAACGCCTCGAGTACATCCATCTGCACAAGACTGCTGCATTGCTCGAGGCCCCGGTGGTCATTGGGGCAATCATCGGGGGTGGCTCGGATGAGCAAATTGAGCGGCTGCGGAAGTATGCGAGGTCAATAGGGCTGTTGTTCCAGGTGGTTGATGATATACTTGACGTGACCAAGTCATCCGAGGAGCTAGGGAAGACAGCGGGGAAGGACTtggcaagtgacaagacgacaTACCCCAAGTTACTGGGATTGGAGAAGTCACAGGAGTTTGCGGAAAAGTTGCTTTGTGATGCAAGGGAGCAGCTTGCAGAATTCGACAAAGAGAAGGCGGCACCTCTGTTGCATTTGGCCAATTATATCGCCCATAGACAGAACTGA